One Oryza brachyantha chromosome 3, ObraRS2, whole genome shotgun sequence DNA segment encodes these proteins:
- the LOC102706367 gene encoding zinc finger A20 and AN1 domain-containing stress-associated protein 6, producing MAQESWKKEAEETGVHTPEAPILCVNNCGFFGSRMTENMCSKCYRDTVKARTVASVVEKKSLVSLSSTPLVSEDTDGGSGSVAAGKQVVEDDTPKPPSNRCLSCQKKVGLTGFKCRCGGTFCSMHRYADSHKCTFDYKQAGREQIAKQNPIVKADKITKI from the coding sequence ATGGCACAAGAGAGCTGGAAAAAGGAGGCAGAGGAGACTGGAGTCCACACACCTGAGGCCCCTATATTGTGCGTTAACAACTGTGGCTTCTTTGGCAGCCGAATGACAGAGAATATGTGCTCAAAGTGTTACAGGGATACTGTTAAGGCCAGGACAGTGGCCAGTGTGGTGGAGAAGAAATCCCTTGTTTCATTGTCTTCCACACCTTTGGTATCAGAAGACACAGATGGAGGGTCTGGTTCTGTCGCAGCTGGGAAACAAGTAGTGGAGGACGATACACCAAAGCCACCCAGCAATCGTTGCTTATCATGCCAGAAGAAGGTTGGGTTGACGGGATTCAAGTGCCGCTGCGGAGGTACCTTCTGTTCAATGCACCGTTATGCCGATTCACACAAATGCACATTTGATTACAAGCAGGCCGGGAGGGAGCAGATAGCCAAACAGAATCCTATTGTGAAAGCTGACAAGATCACCAAAATCTGA